The DNA region TGTAACCCATACATAACCTTCGCTGCTATCCTCGCAGCAGGCCTGGACGGTATCAGGAACAAGATCGATCCGGGAGAGAACAGGGAAGAGAACATCTTCGAACTTTCCGACAAGGGTCTTCAGGATCTTGGCATAGAGACGCTCCCACCAACCATCAAGGACGCTGCAAACTACCTTGCTGAGGACGATCTGCTGCGTGAGGCTCTTGGTGAGCACGTCCACGAGAACGTCTTAAGGCTTGCAAGGGCTGACTGGGATGCATATCGTATTCAGGTACACGACTGGGAGGTCGAAAGGTATCTTAACACTATATGAGAGTACTTAAACTCTCATTTTCTCTTCTTTTTTATGTGTTCATTTCTTTTGCTATCGCTTTTTCAATTTATGATCTGGATCTCTATTGCAGTATAATGGGTAATTGATATCTATTACACTCCTGCGGGCAGGAAAATTTAAGAGCCTTTAATGTTTAGTTCCTCTCATGACAGATGTGATGCTGATCTGGGATAATCCGTTGCTTTTTGAAAAACTGTTTGAAGAAAATGGCCTGAAATGCCAGCGTGTTCTTTCTACGTCTATAGGCACTCCTTTTCTTCCTGCATGTAAATGTGTCATCGTCCCAACAGGGTTTGCCAATTCAGCATATACAAAGATACTTCCGGGAATTGAAAGGAACAGCAAGGCATTTGAGAAGTTCGTAAGTGCCGGTGGTTCACTTGTTGTCTTTGGAGCACTTGTCACAAAATATGATCACAGCTGGTTACCGATGCAGCTTACGTACATAGAAAAACACGGGGAAACACATCTTCACAGGGTGGGTGAGCATGAGGCACAGTGGATAGTCGAGAACCCTGGTCAGATGGTGGAGTGTGACGGTTACTTCTCTGAAACAGACGGTGATATCATCTTAAGAAATGACGATGATCAGGCTGTAATGGTAGTAAAAAAAGTTGGGGGTGGAATGATAATTGCCACGTCAGTTCATGAGTTCCCTTCCCCGGGTTTTCTTGGTTGCGTTATGGAGAATGCAAGACGATCAAAGATCTGATCATTTCATTTTATTGCGTATCTTTTCGATCTCGTCCTGTGCATCCGGAATTCTCAGGATGAAAAGACCGCTGCAGGGTTTTATGAACTGGAATATTAGATCATTTCCTTTGATTCCTATGGGAATGGAATCTCCGCCGCGGAGAAGCACTCCTCGTATCTTGTAACCACCTTTAACGTGATAGACCTCATCACATTCCTTTTTGACAAAGTCCTCACATTGCTGCGGTGTTGCTCCTTTCAGGAGTATTTCATAGGGTATGTCGTTGATGCATGCCATGTTATACTATCTCGAGGTCACCAACACGAATTCCGCTTTCGACGATCTTTCCGACAATCTTTCCTCCTGTCATTTCTGCAGCCTTTTTAGCGTCAGCTTCCGGAAGAACTATCAAAAATCCCATTCCCATATTGAAAGTACGGTACATCTCAAGATCGTCCACATTTCCTTCTTCTTGAAGGAACTTGAAGATGTCATTTGGCTCGATAGGATCTGTAAAATCAAATCCAAGATCGGTAACTCTTTTGAGCTTCAGTAGTCCGCTTCCGGTAATATGTGCAAGTCCGTGGACGTCACATTCTTTTATTACATCGAGTACTTCCATGTAAATGCGGGTTGGTATCAGTAGTTCGTCACCAATGGTGGTCTCAGAGTTGTACGGGAAGTTGTCGTGATATGAGTGTTTTGACTGGTCGACTATATTCCTTACAAGGGTGTAGCCATTACTGTGAACACCGCTACTTGGAATTCCTACAAGGACATCGCCAAGCTGCACTTTTTCACCGGTTATGATCTCATTCTTCTTTACCATTCCAAGGCAGGTTCCTGCAAGGTCGAAGCCATTTATGATTTCCGGAAGGGTTGCTGTTTCCCCGCCGACGATGGTCATCTTTGATATTTCTGCACCCCGGGTAAGTCCTTCACCGATCTGGCGTGCGAATTCATCAGTATGCTCTTCAAGTGCAAGGTAATCCACAAAACTGATCGGTTCTGCACCGATGGCCAGAAGGTCGTTTACGTTCATGGCGATACAGTCGATACCAACTGTGTTCCAGCGCTTCATTTCATTTGCAATGAGCACCTTTGAACCGACGCCGTCAGTTGCCATTGCCAATGCATACTCTCCGAACTCGATGAGTCCTGCATAGTGGCCAATATCAGTGAGCGGAGCGCCAAGGCCCTCGCGTCTGTATGTCATTCCACTTGTCAGTGCTTTGATAGTGGATTCCTCTTTCTCGATATCCACTCCGGAATCTGCGTATGTAAGATGTTTATCACTCAACTTTGAAGGCCTCCTTTTATTGTCCGGATGTTTTCTTTGATCCGAGGTCGAATTCCTTATGCAGTACTCTTACTGCCTCCTCTGCATCCTTTTCACTGATGGCGAAGGAGATGTTGTGCTGGGATGAACCCTGGCTAATCATTATTACGTTGATCTTGCCCTTTCCAAGGGCTCCGAATACTTTTCCTGCGACGCCTGGTATACCGTCCATTCCGGCACCCACCACAGCGACCACACAGACATCTTTGTCGTAGGCCACTTCCCTGACAATATCTTTGTTGAACTCGGATTTCAATGCTTTTACAGCACTCTTGAGGTGGGCATCATCAACAACAAGGGACATGTTGGCTTCGGATGAGCTCTGGCTGATCATAATTATATTGACACCGGCCTTTGCAAGTGCGGAAAAGATCCTTGCTGCTGTACCGATAGCTCCTACCATCCCGGCTCCTGATATGTTGACGGCAGCCACATTCCTGATCAGTGTTACTGCTTTTACCACATCTTCCTTTCGGGTCTGGTCTGCAACGACAAGTGTTCCTGGATATTTTATATCAAAGGTATTCTTAACACGAACCGGTATGCCATGTTTTATTGCAGGCTCTATAGCACGTGGATGAAGTACCTTGGCGCCGAAATATGACATTTCCATTGCTTCGATGTAAGATATCTGGGGAATAGATGATGCTTCGGGAACTATCTTCGGGTCAGTTGTCATAATGCCGTGTACTTCTTTCCAGAGCCAGATCTCATCTGCCTGAATGGCAGCACCTACAATGGATGCCGTAAAGTCAGAACCACCGCGTCCAAGGGTTGTGATGATGCCTTTCTTATCTTCTGCAATGAAACCGGTTAT from Methanococcoides methylutens includes:
- the purM gene encoding phosphoribosylformylglycinamidine cyclo-ligase; this encodes MSDKHLTYADSGVDIEKEESTIKALTSGMTYRREGLGAPLTDIGHYAGLIEFGEYALAMATDGVGSKVLIANEMKRWNTVGIDCIAMNVNDLLAIGAEPISFVDYLALEEHTDEFARQIGEGLTRGAEISKMTIVGGETATLPEIINGFDLAGTCLGMVKKNEIITGEKVQLGDVLVGIPSSGVHSNGYTLVRNIVDQSKHSYHDNFPYNSETTIGDELLIPTRIYMEVLDVIKECDVHGLAHITGSGLLKLKRVTDLGFDFTDPIEPNDIFKFLQEEGNVDDLEMYRTFNMGMGFLIVLPEADAKKAAEMTGGKIVGKIVESGIRVGDLEIV
- a CDS encoding DUF1894 domain-containing protein; translation: MACINDIPYEILLKGATPQQCEDFVKKECDEVYHVKGGYKIRGVLLRGGDSIPIGIKGNDLIFQFIKPCSGLFILRIPDAQDEIEKIRNKMK
- a CDS encoding aspartate kinase, whose protein sequence is MKFGGTSIADGKKIRHVAQLLISYRDAGDQVVAITSALGGVTDGLLTNAAEASQKGKVAQIKEFMTELAKKHYDAIGHAIDDERIADDVIETIDSRIDELEKALIGICYLGELTPRSIDYISSYGERLAVPIISGAIRSLGTDSMPFTGGEAGIVTTSDYGNAQPLEKSYEQVENNISTRVETSIPVITGFIAEDKKGIITTLGRGGSDFTASIVGAAIQADEIWLWKEVHGIMTTDPKIVPEASSIPQISYIEAMEMSYFGAKVLHPRAIEPAIKHGIPVRVKNTFDIKYPGTLVVADQTRKEDVVKAVTLIRNVAAVNISGAGMVGAIGTAARIFSALAKAGVNIIMISQSSSEANMSLVVDDAHLKSAVKALKSEFNKDIVREVAYDKDVCVVAVVGAGMDGIPGVAGKVFGALGKGKINVIMISQGSSQHNISFAISEKDAEEAVRVLHKEFDLGSKKTSGQ